Within Lolium rigidum isolate FL_2022 chromosome 5, APGP_CSIRO_Lrig_0.1, whole genome shotgun sequence, the genomic segment ACaataacaaaatagaaaactATGTTGGCACGAGAAGAACTATACTATTGGTTTTGATATCTTCCATGAACTATGTTAGGTTAAATGAACTATGATAGTATAGTATGAACTATGGTAGGTTTGCATGAATTATGACTTATGTCAATGTTTATATCATCTTACTCTTGTTGTTAACCGAAGTTTGTAAAAACtaacatattttaatttttttggaaaaaattcgATGGTGTGTCCGCATGGTAATACGCCACCAGTGAATATTTTACTAGTTGTATAGCGCAGATTATGTACCACTCCATCTGTGTTTTACTGACCGGTGGCGCAAGAGCTGGCATACCACCAGTAACAATTACCAGCGACGAAATTTGGGTGCGTGCCGAATACACACCACTAAGGATGTTTTCAGCACACCACCGATAGGCTATTCCAACTAGTGTTGGAAGGGAGTAATCCCCTTTTATTGAAATTACCATCAGATTCTCAAAAAAATAGTTTGAGGAATTTTGCTCAAAATTACCATCAGATTTTTAAAAATAGTATGAGGAATTTTTAAAATCAATAAATAATAAATATGGTGCACTATTCACGTATTGTTAATGTGCGTGAACAGTGACCAAATCAATGAGAGAGCTGCAAAGTGGCTCagcttttatatatagtataGTATGTAAAGGTGGTGTAGTGCTATTACATTAGTGGACTACTAGAAAGGCTTGGAAATATTTATTTCTTAACTACCTAGGAAATAGCAGATTTTAAGTAAAATTAAAGTCGAGAATCATGGAAATTGATAACCACATCAGTATAACTATTGAATTTAACTCCTACGAACATTTTCCATGTTGTATATACCATGTTACAAGACCTATTGACCCATGACTTTTAGTAAGTGGGTACCACATATATACAATTTTGCTAGGTATCAGTGAGATGTTTTAAATCTCAATCGGAATTTAATGCTAAACATATGTTGCTCTTTTGTATATCTAtatatggaggttttagaaaatctcagccctttatcaaaaaaaaaatctcaattgATTGAGACATAGATCCCCGAATTGATTGGTCCAACTAGCTACTTTGGTGGGGGCAGGATCCACGAGTTGCCGTATACGAAGTGCGAGCCGGTGAAAGCCCTAGCCTGCATGTCGTTGAGCACCCGCGCCCACCCGATCCTCTGGGTGGACATCGCCCCTGGCCCGGTGCACTTGTACTCCCCGTAGAATACCCCGGTCCTGCAAATAAACAAAACAACAATGCATCACATCGCCGGTCCTCGCCTACCCGTTGAACTGCATGTAGGGTGAAGGCGAATGCATTTTACATGAACAACAGAACCGGTACCTGCCGACACAAGTTTCACTATCGATTTGTGTTCTAAGATTCATGCCCCATATCAAACACATGCTCGAATCAATGGTGAATCTTGTGCCGATGGGTAACCGATCCGGTAAATTTTGCGGAGGAATTGTAGGGTGAGTGGAAAGTGTTTTGGGAAAATTTGCTATAGAATTctgttatttttttattttgataaaaCACACCCCTCGATTGTCTCATCGCCAGAGTACAATTTTGTAGAAAATTTGCTAGAACACACCACTTGTCTAAAAATAGAAAATTTTGCATTTTTGGCGGGATGACCATGTTGTGACTGGTTTTGAATAAAAGGTGCAAAACTTTCCTATTCAGCCAGAAACGTGCCACAAAATTATAATAGTACTTCGCAAAGACATAGTTAGATGGTGCATTGGTAAAATCTAAAAACAAATTAGAAGTACTTACTTTGCTGGCTTCTCGACGTTCCATCCGTCCCATCCAACGGGGACGACCTCTTTCCCCATGTCGGTGAAGGAGTAGACCACCCGGGATGAGTCCCCCCACGCTCTCCCCAGGTAGATCTGCCCCATGCCCGTGATCTTGCACCGCACGAACGAGAACCCGCTCTCCACGGCGTCGGAGATGGTCTTGGTCCGCTGTTGCGCCGTCAGCACCGCTATCTCCTTCGTCACCGACATGATCGTGCAGTCCTGAGTGCGCATCGTGCATACGAGTCAATCGTATGCATCATCCGACAATTTTGGTGTTTCGTTGATTTACCGTGTAGAGGGACCTCCCGAAGCCGAAGATGAAGTCCACGCTCCCCTTGATGACGCAGTTCTTGAAGTAGTGAAGGCCCTTGTGGTCGTACAGCGTGTCCTGCCCACCGTCAATGGTGCAGTCGTAGAAGGCGGCCTTGGTGCCGAACACGCGCAGCGCCACCGCCTGCCCGCCCTTTGCCCCCGGCAATGCCAATGGCGCGTGGTTCTGCCATGACAAAGCTTAATCTCTATTGGGATTTTAGGAAGCGCAACATTTGGCGGACAGAGCTTAATCTCTGTAATTGCACGCATGCATGGAGATTAATGTGACCAACCTTGAAGACGATGCCGGAGGCCATGAAGTAGTCGGCCTCGACTGCGACGCTAGCGCTGCCCATGGTTCCGACGGCGGAGCCGTCTTTGGCGCGCGTCCCGGCTGTGTCATCCCACGTGATGATCGGCGGGTTCTTTGTGTTGCCCAGGAACGTGATGAATGGCTTCGTGCTCGGGACCAGCACCTTCTCCCTacatatatcaattttcccattgCGATTCGAACGATCATCCACGTAAATTCGTTTATTGAATTAACgaatttgatgatgaattgttactTGTAGGTGCCGGGCCGGATGTCGAGGATCACCCGCTGCTTGTTCCTCTCTGGCACGGCCTTGATCGCCTCCGTGATGGTCCTGAACTTCCCCTTGCCGTCGGGGCTCACCACGTACCTCACCTTGGAGGCCTCCGCCGCTGACAGGTCGGCGTCCAGCGTCTTGCCGCCGGTGCCGTTCTTGGCCTTGCTGGCGTAGATCTGCTCGGTGACGGCGTAGTGCTCCACGTTCTGGGCAATGAACTGGTCGAAGCTGCTGCCGGCTCCAGCTCCGGCGTCGCCACCAGAACTCGGCGTtttcggggcgccgccgccacccacgttGAAGCTGGCTTGCTGGTGCTGCGAATACGCCGGGGAGATGAATGCTACGAGTAGCACAAGAAAGGCAATGGAGAGGGGCAAAACTTCACGTTTGTGCCTCTGCATGGTAACAAGATCTATACAGATGAACTATGGACTATTCGATAGGCTAATCTATGTGtacttagtttttttttgttagtTTATTGAGAGATGCATGGGCCTGTGAGGGAATGACTAATTTTGAACAGTAGTTGCATGCATCTGTATATATAGGTTTGGGATAGGATCAACGGAAGGGTGCATGCGAGCTCCTTTTTTCGGCAATCAACTATATTTGCCACCTGACCTTGTTcatggtggaatcacctcaatcgTTCATGACGGGCCATGGTCGGTGGGGGAAACCTCCACGTGTTGTacgcccccacccccacccccagtcATCCACCATCTATTTCCCACTGTTTTCACTCCATCGCCCACACGGTCGCTCCAATAGTAGGTAGGTTAATTTTCCCCAAATCCAAGTGGAATTTAAGGTTTATGCAAGTAATTTGTgtggatgaggaggcggagggcaGCGGTGAAGCACGCGAAGCAGTGGTCGGTCACGGAGTAGAGGAAGCGGAGGTGGGACCTCGCAGAGGCTCCGGGTGCGAGCTGTCGATCGGACTTGGCGATGGCACCGGTCACAGAGGCTGGTGAGGCGAGATATACTCCATCTTCATGGTCTGGCTGCTTCGACCTTTGCATCGACTCTTTTGGGCCGATCACCATTGATCTAGTGCTCATCACGAGGAGCAGAACATGAAGTTCCAGACCATGTGCCTCCATTGTTGGGAGATCTGGTGCCTACATGCGTAATAATGGTGCTCGGGGCGCTGATGTAGGGGCGGATGCCTGGTCTGAAGCTTGCGCATGTTCACGGCTTGTTGTTGAAGGAACGAGAAACAAAGGATACCGCGCAGAGCATTCACATGGAACCCTGCAGGCCAAAGACGCCGAGGTGGAAGGGGAAACCACGGCGAGTTCTCTCATCCTTCTTGGTGGCGGTGCAAAGAGCAAAGGCACGCATGTCAGAgatgtgggagaggccctagaaacCGCCTAGTTTTAGATGGAAGGACATGGAAGCGGCAATGACGCTTCTGGTGCTGAACCATCATGCGCTTCTGTTGGAGAAAACTGTATATGAATTCACGGAATGGGGAGACAGCTAGTGCCTTGAAGCTCGCTGGTCCATGGGCTTCCTCTGCTACAAGTTTTGGGCGGGAACAAGGAGAAGTTGAGGGCAGGTAAAGTGGGCACACGACCATCCATGGCGTCTCAGGCTGGGCCATGGGTCTAGGTTGGTGGGTGCCTTGGGCTGATGGCTCGTGAAGAAGAAAAGGAGGTGGAGGTCCTTTCTGGCCAACTTTGGCATATTCCCCGGCATCTTCTCAAATCTACCATGGGGAAATGAGTGGTATAAAACAACTACCATCGCCTAGGGTTCGTGCTCCTCCTCCCATGTAGCCACTACCACCAAAGAGGCCAGGGGTTTGCTATCAAGTGGTAGAGGAAGATGAATTAGTAGAGGAGCTTGTTGAAAACAAGTTGGTGGATGTGAAGCAGAGCTTGATCGGCATGGCAGATCGAGGTAGAGGTGGTAGAAATAGAGGGAGAAGTTTTGGTGGAGGGAAGGGTGACGGTTGGAACCAGTCGCAATAAAAATCAGTAGCAATAGAATTTGCAACATCAACAATAACCACAACAGTAACAACAACTGTTTCAGGATTTCCAATGTTCGTCTAGTTTCCCATATGCATCCGAGCCTTATGGTTTCATGCGTGGAGGGATGCCTCCTCACTAGGGTTTTCATGGCCCTTTTCTTCCTTTCCCTCCTCGGCTGTTTGGGTACCAACCCAATCAGTGGGTACCTCCTCCTTCTGGGGATTTCTCTCAAAACAAGCAGGACCAGGAATGTGAAGTTGCAGGGAAAAGTAATATCCAGCAAGCTAAACCAATCCAGAAGAAGAAGGTGGGTGCTAGCAATGACAACATCAATCTTGGTGTTAATACACAGATGAGCTATGTGGATACTATCTGCTTGGGCTGTGGGGAACCTCGACACTTCAACCAATCTGGTGACAGGAAATCTTCTCACTTCAACTCGCAAAGCCACAAGCCACCCCGTTGAAGAGTGCCATGTCAAGAAGAGACCTCACTAGATGGAAAAGTTCCTTGGGAGCTAACACCAAAAATTGTGGTTAGTGGTTACCGAGGAGGGAATCATTATTAAACCAGAGCTAGCTAAAGAATTTGCTGGCATCTATAGAGCCAATTGGCCATGGAAAATCAGAGAACTGACACAATGGTCTTATCTAATAAAATTTCCACCACATCTACCAGTTGAGAAAGTCATTGGCTATCCAAGATTTTTTTGACTAAATCTGGTGTCTGGGTCAAGGTTGAAGAGTGGAATGATGACCCTGACCATGTCTGTGGCTGTAATGCAGTGGACTTGGATGAAGGTGTATGAACTGCACCCCCTGGTGTGAGTGGATTTCAGTTAATCAGGTTGTTTCTATTTGTGGCATTCTCCAAGAGGTTGATTGGCTAAGTGTGTTGAGAGACGGGGCTGAGGTATTGAGAGTTAGAATTAGATGCAAGGATCCTAGTAGAATCCTATTGGGGAGGCTTTTTCACTTCCATGGTAAGTTTTATCACCTGTTGTTTGAAGTTGAAGGTGATCCTACTCTAGGGAATATTGAAGATCCtaatcctcctcctcctgctgctgagGACCGGGATGACAATGGTAATAGTAATGAGGGGCAAAGAAATGTAACAAATGATGCATGGAAACTGATGGGGGGAATGGCACTATTGGTTCTAATTCTTCTAGTAGTTTTCAAACTCCAGGTCATAATGCTCAAAATCATGTTCAATAGTTAGAAGGGCTGGTTGCAATGAGGAGGAGATGAGGGGAGTATGTCAGTGGTAGTGTTTTTTATGACCTACTAGGACtagtaaaatgcccgtgcgttgcacgggTAACAAAACACGTTAAAGACTGAAAAATATTAAAATATAAACATCAATCATTATTGAACACCCCAAAAAGATGGCACATAACTTGGTCTCAAGAACAACAGAAAAACATATTTAGAGTAATAGTCCCCACACAGGATGTAACCTACGAAGTCTACACCATAATTTTAATTACTGTGCGCAATTTATACTCATTAAACAATTATTTCAGTAAAACTATATAGGCTAGCCTTGCATATTCTTCACGTCGATCTGATCGAACTGGAGCGCGTATATCACAAGTTCTATATACAGTTTTTAGACATGATAACTAAGAAGTAAAATTGTAAAAATCTGATTAATATATGGCGTTCAGAGTCTTGAATGTCAGTTTCTTACAGTATAGCAGGAATGTATATTTTCCGCAAAAGAAGAaataaagtaatttgaaaaatataTTGCATGCCCTCTTCTCCTATTATGAAAATATTCATAATCATGCGAATGGATGAAAATCACTGTCTAGTTTCTTTGCTTCAAATATGTACATAGTATGACCTAAAAGAACAATACGCAAAAAAAGTCAGTAGACACAACAAACTGAGCTGTTAATTTCTGCAGAAAGTTCTCATTTCATGATATTTGAAGCGATACTAAGTAGTGAAGAGAAAACAAATGTCAATGCTCAATAAAAACACCAAACTCACTGGCTCTAATTCAGCACATAAGTAATAATCACCCTTCTAGGAACAATTCTTTTTCTGTAGTTTTCTATGCAAATACAACTGTATT encodes:
- the LOC124656018 gene encoding putative pectinesterase 63, whose amino-acid sequence is MQRHKREVLPLSIAFLVLLVAFISPAYSQHQQASFNVGGGGAPKTPSSGGDAGAGAGSSFDQFIAQNVEHYAVTEQIYASKAKNGTGGKTLDADLSAAEASKVRYVVSPDGKGKFRTITEAIKAVPERNKQRVILDIRPGTYKEKVLVPSTKPFITFLGNTKNPPIITWDDTAGTRAKDGSAVGTMGSASVAVEADYFMASGIVFKNHAPLALPGAKGGQAVALRVFGTKAAFYDCTIDGGQDTLYDHKGLHYFKNCVIKGSVDFIFGFGRSLYTDCTIMSVTKEIAVLTAQQRTKTISDAVESGFSFVRCKITGMGQIYLGRAWGDSSRVVYSFTDMGKEVVPVGWDGWNVEKPAKTGVFYGEYKCTGPGAMSTQRIGWARVLNDMQARAFTGSHFVYGNSWILPPPK